Proteins from one Lachnospiraceae bacterium KGMB03038 genomic window:
- a CDS encoding transporter, with the protein MSDVKNETKQEGASLEPISKDKRIMSWGSNTMLWLGGCISIGTLAQGSAQLEAGLNLTQLFLAVTIGTLILVVGIALNDQFSYKTGAPYAVQLRSAFGTKGNIVPSLIRGVPAIVWYGYQTWLGGAAINNISMALFGFDNIWLWFIVFQIIQILLSIKGFQGAKWVGNIGGVVISIAMLYLLYLCVTEYGDVVSQNLMSKSGTWGMPFIAAIIAFFGNSTPVMLNAGDYSREMKDGMSTMKRGFSYFLAMVPATVLLGIIGAMASTATGVANPINAFAQMVDNKVVMVVTLAFIIFAQLTTNLASNVIPPAYAFMDAFKMKHRTAVILIGILAVCTCPWILTDDSSAAGLALFTKIYTAFFGPIFAILITDFFILHKRKYEKAALDDLYNVKGNHAGVNWAAIIAMCVGVVIGLINVDISFFTATIPTGLIFYFCMKYMKSSAPFRIGTTLEKK; encoded by the coding sequence ATGAGTGATGTAAAGAACGAAACAAAACAGGAAGGCGCTTCCCTGGAACCGATTTCCAAAGATAAACGAATCATGAGCTGGGGCTCCAATACAATGCTCTGGCTGGGAGGATGTATCTCTATCGGTACGCTGGCCCAGGGGTCGGCGCAGCTGGAAGCTGGACTGAATCTGACACAGTTATTCCTGGCGGTGACCATCGGAACTTTGATCTTGGTCGTAGGTATTGCGCTCAACGACCAGTTTAGTTATAAGACAGGAGCGCCTTATGCGGTACAGCTTAGAAGCGCATTTGGTACCAAAGGCAACATTGTTCCCAGTTTGATCCGGGGCGTTCCGGCTATCGTATGGTATGGATACCAGACCTGGCTGGGCGGCGCGGCGATCAACAATATTTCAATGGCGTTATTTGGGTTCGATAATATCTGGTTATGGTTCATTGTGTTCCAGATCATCCAGATCCTGCTTTCCATCAAAGGATTCCAGGGCGCCAAGTGGGTTGGCAACATTGGAGGTGTTGTTATCTCTATCGCTATGCTGTATCTGCTGTATCTGTGCGTCACAGAGTATGGTGATGTGGTAAGCCAGAATCTGATGAGCAAATCAGGAACCTGGGGTATGCCGTTTATCGCGGCGATCATCGCTTTCTTTGGAAACAGCACACCGGTTATGCTGAACGCAGGAGATTACTCTCGTGAGATGAAAGATGGAATGTCTACAATGAAACGTGGATTTTCTTACTTCCTGGCTATGGTTCCGGCGACCGTTCTGCTCGGTATCATTGGCGCTATGGCTTCTACAGCGACAGGAGTCGCAAACCCGATCAACGCGTTCGCGCAGATGGTTGACAACAAAGTAGTCATGGTTGTTACGCTGGCCTTCATCATTTTCGCTCAGTTAACGACTAACCTTGCAAGCAACGTAATCCCGCCGGCATACGCATTCATGGATGCGTTTAAGATGAAACACAGAACGGCTGTTATCCTGATCGGTATCCTGGCAGTATGTACTTGTCCGTGGATCCTGACCGATGACAGTTCTGCAGCGGGACTCGCGCTGTTCACAAAGATTTATACCGCGTTCTTTGGACCGATTTTCGCAATCCTGATCACAGACTTCTTTATTCTGCATAAGAGAAAATATGAGAAGGCGGCGCTGGATGATCTGTATAACGTAAAAGGAAATCACGCGGGCGTAAACTGGGCGGCGATCATCGCGATGTGTGTAGGCGTTGTGATCGGCCTGATCAACGTAGATATTTCTTTCTTTACCGCAACGATCCCGACAGGACTGATCTTCTACTTCTGTATGAAGTACATGAAGAGCTCGGCGCCATTTAGGATTGGAACAACTCTTGAAAAGAAATAA
- a CDS encoding amidohydrolase family protein, whose amino-acid sequence MKRKLKGRFVIGFDGEDHEIIRDGEVVYDGNEIIYVGKNYDGEVDVTEDAGNAVIMPGFIDLNALGDIDHDILHFEAYDYVLNSLWPSEEYFIKGTHDRMTPEEEAFKSKFAYAQLIMNGVTTALPITSVFYKGWAETYEEAEAAVEHAGNMGLRLYMSPSYQCGLNVTKPDGNLTVRFKEGEGEKGLERAVKFVKKYDGAYDGLIRGCLKPERIEMQTEENLINTRRYATELGVPLKLHAAQSPFEYDYIKAKTGKSPIEYLESIGFLGADVGIPHAFMLKGTKWVEDPGDDLSILAKHGTTVIHCPIIIGRTGRHLNTFKRYCQEGINVAIGTDTFPPDFFGVIRTASMYSRMQEGTAEGSTYADIYRAVTLGGSKMLGRPDLGRLCEGAKADMIVVDLDAFHMGAVDDPIRTIFMCGNGPDIKMSIINGRTVMKDRKMEGIDLEELKAKGQTYYEKMKYGYMERDYQHLPENEIFRPSYKVR is encoded by the coding sequence ATGAAAAGGAAACTGAAGGGAAGATTTGTCATCGGATTTGATGGGGAAGATCATGAAATCATCCGTGACGGAGAAGTGGTATATGATGGAAATGAGATCATATACGTGGGAAAAAACTACGACGGCGAAGTAGATGTGACGGAAGATGCCGGCAACGCGGTTATTATGCCGGGCTTTATCGATCTGAACGCACTGGGCGATATTGATCATGATATCCTGCATTTTGAGGCCTATGATTATGTTTTGAATAGTCTTTGGCCTTCAGAAGAATATTTTATAAAAGGAACACATGACCGTATGACGCCTGAAGAAGAGGCGTTTAAATCAAAGTTTGCTTATGCGCAGCTGATCATGAATGGCGTGACGACAGCTCTTCCCATTACATCCGTGTTCTATAAAGGCTGGGCCGAGACCTATGAAGAGGCGGAAGCGGCTGTGGAGCACGCGGGCAATATGGGGCTTCGGTTATATATGTCTCCTAGTTATCAGTGTGGTCTGAATGTGACCAAACCGGACGGAAATCTGACGGTGCGCTTCAAGGAAGGAGAAGGCGAGAAGGGACTGGAACGAGCGGTCAAATTTGTCAAGAAATATGACGGAGCCTACGATGGACTGATCCGGGGCTGTCTGAAACCGGAACGGATCGAGATGCAGACGGAAGAAAATCTGATCAATACCAGAAGATACGCCACGGAACTTGGCGTCCCGTTGAAACTCCACGCTGCTCAGAGCCCGTTTGAGTATGACTATATAAAGGCGAAAACAGGAAAATCCCCGATCGAATATCTGGAAAGTATCGGATTCCTTGGGGCGGATGTGGGAATTCCTCACGCCTTCATGCTGAAAGGCACAAAATGGGTAGAAGATCCGGGAGACGACCTTTCAATCCTTGCAAAGCACGGCACAACAGTCATCCACTGCCCGATCATTATCGGAAGGACCGGACGGCATTTGAATACCTTTAAGCGTTATTGTCAGGAAGGAATCAATGTGGCGATCGGAACAGATACATTCCCGCCGGATTTCTTTGGTGTGATCCGTACCGCCAGTATGTATTCACGGATGCAGGAAGGAACGGCAGAAGGCTCTACTTATGCGGACATTTACCGCGCTGTAACTCTGGGAGGATCGAAGATGTTGGGAAGACCAGATCTGGGGCGTCTGTGCGAAGGCGCCAAGGCAGACATGATCGTTGTGGATCTGGATGCCTTCCACATGGGAGCTGTGGATGATCCGATCCGGACAATCTTTATGTGCGGAAATGGACCGGATATCAAGATGTCCATCATAAACGGCCGCACCGTAATGAAGGATAGAAAGATGGAAGGAATCGATCTGGAAGAACTGAAAGCTAAGGGACAGACCTATTACGAAAAAATGAAATACGGTTATATGGAAAGAGATTACCAGCACTTGCCGGAAAATGAGATCTTCAGACCATCTTATAAGGTGAGATAA